Proteins encoded together in one Stutzerimonas stutzeri window:
- the ligD gene encoding non-homologous end-joining DNA ligase produces MAARTDSARPLAGGVGISSHQRVIDEASGTTKLALAEYYLAVADRLVPQLAGRPLSIVRAPEGIGGESFFQRHCGRLKMPHMRALPKNLDPEHARLIQADNITAVIEAVQMGSVEFHTWNARSDRIERPDRVIFDLDPDPALPWASMVEATELTLALLDELGLRAFLKTSGGRGMHVVVPIERRHDWDCARSFGRSVTERLARESPQLIVDKMGPQNRVGRIFVDYLRNQKGASTVAAYSVRARPGLGVSLPVSLEEVRHLEGADQWRLGNVRDYLSTRSDDPWSDYGNTRQRLGRELLERLREGR; encoded by the coding sequence ATGGCCGCGCGAACGGACAGCGCTCGCCCACTGGCAGGCGGTGTCGGCATCAGCAGCCATCAGCGGGTGATCGACGAGGCCAGCGGCACCACCAAGCTGGCGCTGGCAGAGTATTACCTGGCGGTGGCGGACCGGCTGGTGCCACAGCTCGCCGGGCGACCGCTTTCCATCGTCCGTGCGCCGGAAGGTATCGGCGGCGAGAGCTTCTTCCAGCGTCACTGCGGCCGGTTGAAGATGCCGCACATGCGCGCGCTGCCGAAAAACCTCGATCCCGAGCACGCCCGGTTGATCCAGGCCGACAACATCACCGCCGTCATCGAGGCGGTGCAGATGGGCAGCGTCGAATTCCATACCTGGAACGCCCGCAGCGATCGCATCGAGCGACCGGACCGGGTGATCTTCGATCTGGATCCGGACCCGGCACTGCCCTGGGCGAGCATGGTCGAGGCTACCGAGCTGACCCTGGCGCTGCTGGACGAGCTGGGGCTGCGCGCCTTCCTCAAGACCAGCGGCGGGCGCGGGATGCATGTGGTGGTGCCGATCGAGCGGCGCCACGACTGGGATTGCGCGCGCAGCTTCGGGCGCTCGGTGACGGAGCGGCTGGCGCGGGAGTCGCCGCAGCTGATCGTCGACAAGATGGGCCCGCAGAATCGTGTCGGGCGCATCTTCGTCGACTACCTGCGCAACCAGAAGGGCGCCAGTACCGTCGCCGCCTACTCGGTGCGGGCGCGGCCCGGCCTTGGGGTGTCGCTGCCGGTGAGCCTGGAAGAGGTGCGCCACCTGGAAGGCGCAGATCAGTGGCGGCTCGGCAACGTCCGCGACTACCTGAGCACGCGCAGCGACGACCCTTGGTCCGACTACGGCAACACCCGCCAGCGGCTGGGACGGGAGCTGCTCGAGCGGTTGCGCGAGGGCCGCTAA
- the fdxH gene encoding formate dehydrogenase subunit beta — protein MRGDQINLQNIIARSATTEPSPQIRSGGVEKVTKLIDVSVCIGCKACQVACMEWNDLRDEVGECDGTYNAPQDLTPSSFEVMRFSEYENEEGDLEWLIRKDNCMHCAEPGCLKACPSPGAIVQYANGIVDFNSEHCIGCGYCVAGCPFNIPRISKKDNKAYKCTLCSDRVYHGLEPACVKSCPTGSIQFGTKEQMLDYGAHRVEKLKERGFENAGIYDPAGVGGTHVVYVLQHADKPEIYSGLPKDPHISPTVELWKGVTKPIMSAVLGVSVLAGFFHYMTKGPKEEPEEDPEAEKAAADREQDLRDEERRP, from the coding sequence ATGCGAGGTGACCAGATCAACCTGCAGAACATCATCGCGCGTTCGGCGACCACCGAGCCTTCGCCGCAGATCCGCTCGGGCGGCGTGGAGAAGGTGACCAAGCTGATCGACGTGTCGGTGTGCATCGGCTGCAAGGCCTGCCAGGTGGCGTGCATGGAATGGAACGACCTGCGCGACGAGGTCGGCGAATGCGACGGCACCTACAATGCCCCGCAGGACCTGACCCCGTCGTCGTTCGAGGTCATGCGCTTTTCCGAGTACGAGAACGAGGAGGGCGACCTGGAGTGGCTGATCCGCAAGGATAACTGCATGCACTGCGCCGAGCCGGGCTGCCTGAAGGCCTGCCCGTCGCCCGGTGCCATCGTGCAGTACGCCAACGGCATCGTCGACTTCAATTCCGAGCACTGCATCGGCTGCGGCTATTGCGTGGCCGGGTGCCCCTTCAACATCCCGCGCATCTCGAAGAAGGACAACAAGGCCTACAAGTGCACGCTCTGTTCCGACCGCGTCTATCACGGTCTGGAGCCGGCCTGCGTGAAGAGCTGCCCGACCGGCTCGATCCAGTTCGGCACCAAGGAGCAGATGCTCGACTACGGCGCGCATCGGGTCGAGAAGCTCAAGGAGCGTGGCTTCGAGAACGCCGGCATCTACGACCCGGCCGGCGTCGGCGGCACCCATGTGGTCTACGTGCTGCAGCATGCCGACAAGCCGGAGATCTACAGCGGCCTGCCGAAGGACCCGCATATCAGCCCGACGGTGGAGCTGTGGAAGGGCGTGACCAAGCCGATCATGTCCGCGGTACTGGGCGTCTCGGTGCTGGCCGGCTTCTTCCACTACATGACCAAGGGACCGAAGGAAGAACCGGAGGAAGACCCCGAAGCGGAAAAAGCCGCGGCGGACCGTGAACAGGATCTGCGTGACGAGGAGCGGCGGCCATGA
- a CDS encoding Ku protein encodes MPRTIWKGAVSFGLVHIPVALVPATTRQGIDFDWLDKRSMDRVGYKRINKTTGEDIDSENIVKGVEYEKGHYVVISDDEIKAAHPKATQTVDIVAFVDAKDISFLYIDTPYYLTPDRRGEKVYALLRETLIQTGKVGIANVVLRNKQHLAVVMPLGKALVMNTLRWADEVRGVEYLELKDEALDPDLAERELDMAKRLVEDMTEKWKPEQYKDTFQDQIMDLVEKKAREGKLEAVGGPEESVDRRSADVIDLTELLKRSLAAKPGKARAAEADEEDDAPEKAPAKSKPASKAKTSKSSSSSRTRKAPAASSKSSKKAS; translated from the coding sequence ATGCCACGCACGATCTGGAAAGGCGCGGTCAGTTTCGGACTGGTACACATCCCGGTGGCGCTGGTGCCGGCCACTACACGGCAGGGCATCGATTTCGACTGGCTGGACAAGCGCAGCATGGATCGGGTCGGTTACAAGCGCATCAACAAGACCACCGGCGAGGACATCGACAGCGAGAACATCGTCAAGGGCGTCGAGTACGAGAAGGGCCACTACGTGGTCATCAGCGACGACGAGATCAAGGCGGCGCATCCCAAAGCCACGCAGACCGTGGACATCGTCGCCTTCGTCGACGCCAAGGACATTTCCTTTCTCTACATCGACACGCCGTACTACCTGACCCCGGACCGGCGTGGGGAAAAGGTCTATGCGCTCTTGCGCGAGACGCTGATCCAGACCGGCAAGGTCGGCATCGCCAACGTGGTGCTGCGCAATAAGCAGCATCTGGCGGTGGTGATGCCGCTGGGCAAGGCGCTGGTGATGAACACCCTGCGCTGGGCCGACGAGGTGCGCGGCGTCGAATACCTCGAGCTCAAGGACGAAGCGCTCGATCCGGACCTGGCCGAGCGCGAACTGGACATGGCCAAGCGTCTGGTGGAAGACATGACCGAGAAGTGGAAGCCGGAGCAGTACAAGGACACCTTCCAGGACCAGATCATGGACCTGGTGGAGAAGAAGGCACGCGAAGGCAAGCTGGAAGCCGTGGGCGGGCCGGAAGAGTCGGTGGATCGCCGCTCGGCGGATGTCATCGACCTCACCGAGCTGCTCAAGCGCAGCCTGGCTGCCAAGCCGGGCAAGGCGCGCGCCGCCGAGGCGGACGAAGAGGACGATGCGCCGGAAAAGGCGCCAGCCAAATCCAAGCCTGCGAGCAAGGCCAAGACCAGCAAGTCGTCCAGCTCGTCACGCACACGCAAGGCACCGGCGGCGAGCAGCAAATCCAGCAAGAAGGCCAGCTGA
- a CDS encoding zinc-dependent alcohol dehydrogenase family protein — MSRIIRFHQFGPADVLRQEERAVPVAGPGEVLIGVRAVGVSWNDVLWRQDLAPRHARLPAGLGSEVAGEVLAVGEGVQGFSVGDQVAGFPAHDLNQYPLYAEHALLPQQALVHYPDMLSASEAAIHYTPMLVSYFALVELAQLEPGQYVLINQAAHCTGPAAVQLAKALGGRVIATCDTSEDRDYLRELGAETVIVTEEEDLVGRLQKLTEGRGVEVVLDACGGSQMKLLGDVMAPLGKLILYGMNGGNETALPVCAAFKKNFKFFLHCLCDFTGQPELGIEQNREAVERALQHINQLTVDRLVRPQVDRQFPFEQAIEAHRYVESGIPRGRVVLTLS; from the coding sequence ATGTCCCGCATCATCCGTTTTCATCAGTTCGGCCCGGCCGACGTATTGCGTCAGGAAGAGCGCGCGGTGCCGGTTGCCGGCCCGGGCGAGGTCCTGATCGGCGTGCGCGCCGTCGGCGTGAGCTGGAACGACGTGCTCTGGCGGCAGGACCTGGCGCCGCGCCATGCGCGTCTGCCCGCCGGGCTCGGCAGCGAGGTGGCGGGTGAGGTGCTGGCGGTGGGAGAGGGCGTCCAGGGCTTCAGCGTCGGCGACCAGGTGGCGGGTTTCCCCGCCCACGATCTCAATCAGTACCCGCTGTATGCCGAACACGCGCTGCTGCCTCAGCAGGCCCTGGTGCATTACCCGGACATGCTCAGCGCCAGCGAGGCGGCGATCCACTACACGCCGATGCTGGTGAGCTATTTCGCCCTGGTCGAACTGGCTCAGCTGGAGCCCGGTCAGTACGTGCTGATCAACCAGGCCGCGCATTGCACCGGCCCGGCTGCCGTGCAGCTGGCCAAGGCGCTGGGCGGACGGGTGATCGCCACCTGTGACACCAGCGAGGACCGTGACTACCTGCGTGAACTGGGTGCCGAGACGGTGATCGTCACCGAGGAAGAAGACCTGGTCGGTCGCCTGCAGAAGCTGACCGAAGGGCGCGGTGTCGAGGTGGTGCTGGATGCCTGTGGCGGCTCGCAGATGAAGCTGCTCGGCGATGTCATGGCGCCGCTGGGCAAGCTGATCCTCTATGGCATGAACGGCGGCAACGAGACCGCGCTACCGGTCTGCGCGGCCTTCAAGAAGAACTTCAAGTTCTTCCTGCATTGCCTGTGCGACTTCACCGGGCAGCCGGAGCTCGGGATCGAGCAGAACCGCGAGGCCGTCGAACGCGCGCTGCAACACATCAACCAACTGACTGTCGACCGCCTGGTGCGTCCGCAGGTCGACCGGCAGTTTCCTTTCGAGCAGGCCATCGAGGCCCATCGTTACGTCGAAAGCGGCATCCCGCGTGGTCGTGTCGTCCTGACGCTTTCCTGA
- a CDS encoding LysR substrate-binding domain-containing protein has protein sequence MNRNDLRRVDLNLLIVFETLMHERSVTRAAEKLFLGQPAISAALARLRALFDDPLFVRTGRSMEPTARALDIAQLLSPALDSISTAVSRASTFDPATSTQVFRIGLTDEVEFALLPPLLRRLRAEAPDVVLVVRRANYLLMPGLLASGEISVGVCYTEELPANAKRKVLRRPKPMLLRADSIPGRLSMEDYCSRPHAMVSFAGDLNGYIDEELALHGCKRKVVLAVPQFNGLASLLAGTDIIATVPDYAAAALAANGGVRAEPLPFQTSQDFELSMAWRGAQDNDPAERWLRSRIQMFVGDPDSL, from the coding sequence ATGAATCGCAACGACCTTCGCCGTGTTGACCTCAATCTGCTGATCGTCTTCGAAACGCTGATGCACGAGCGCAGCGTGACCCGCGCCGCCGAGAAGCTCTTTCTCGGCCAGCCGGCGATCAGCGCCGCGCTGGCCCGCCTGCGCGCGCTGTTCGACGATCCGCTGTTCGTGCGCACCGGTCGCAGCATGGAACCCACTGCCCGCGCGCTGGACATCGCCCAGCTGTTGTCGCCGGCGCTGGACTCGATCTCCACCGCCGTCAGCCGCGCCTCCACCTTCGACCCGGCCACCAGCACCCAGGTGTTTCGCATCGGCCTGACAGATGAAGTCGAGTTCGCCCTGCTACCGCCGCTGCTGCGTCGCCTGCGCGCCGAGGCACCGGACGTGGTGCTGGTGGTGCGGCGCGCCAACTACCTGTTGATGCCCGGCCTGCTGGCATCCGGCGAGATTTCGGTGGGCGTCTGCTACACCGAGGAGCTGCCGGCCAACGCCAAGCGCAAGGTATTGCGCCGGCCCAAACCGATGCTGCTGCGGGCCGACAGCATTCCCGGCCGGCTGAGCATGGAGGACTACTGCAGCCGTCCCCATGCCATGGTTTCCTTTGCCGGCGACCTCAACGGTTACATCGACGAGGAACTGGCCCTGCACGGCTGCAAGCGCAAGGTGGTGCTGGCGGTGCCGCAGTTCAACGGCCTGGCCAGCCTGCTCGCCGGCACCGATATCATCGCCACCGTCCCGGATTACGCCGCGGCCGCGCTGGCGGCGAACGGCGGCGTGCGTGCCGAGCCCTTGCCCTTCCAGACCAGCCAGGACTTCGAACTGTCCATGGCCTGGCGCGGCGCTCAGGACAACGACCCCGCCGAACGCTGGCTGCGCTCGCGTATCCAGATGTTCGTCGGCGACCCGGATAGTCTGTAG
- a CDS encoding SDR family oxidoreductase, translating to MADDNQTLPPQKQAEPGKEGLMNPRPQYRGEDYKAAGKLAGKVAIITGGDSGIGRSVAVLFAREGADVAILYLDQLQDAEQTRKDVEQHGRRCLTFAGDVADRDVCRKVVDETLAQFGKLDILVNNAAEQHPRDRFEDIPPEQWEQTFRTNVFGMFQLTQVALPHLQEGASIINTSSVTAYKGNPMLIDYSSTKGAIVAFTRALAMSLAERGIRVNSVAPGPIWTPLIPSTFDADKVAEFGSNVPMKRPGQPEEVAPAYVYLASSDASYVSGQVIHVNGGTVVNG from the coding sequence ATGGCCGATGACAATCAGACCCTACCCCCACAGAAGCAGGCAGAACCCGGCAAGGAAGGGCTGATGAACCCGCGGCCGCAATATCGCGGGGAGGACTACAAGGCGGCCGGCAAGCTCGCCGGCAAGGTCGCCATCATCACCGGTGGCGACAGTGGTATCGGCCGCTCGGTGGCGGTGCTGTTCGCCCGCGAAGGCGCCGACGTGGCCATCCTCTACCTCGACCAACTCCAGGATGCCGAGCAGACACGCAAGGACGTCGAGCAACACGGCCGGCGCTGCCTGACCTTCGCCGGTGACGTGGCCGACCGCGATGTCTGCCGCAAGGTCGTCGACGAGACGCTGGCGCAGTTCGGCAAGCTGGACATCCTGGTCAACAATGCTGCCGAGCAGCATCCCCGCGATCGTTTCGAGGACATCCCACCGGAGCAGTGGGAGCAGACCTTCCGTACCAACGTGTTCGGCATGTTCCAGCTGACCCAGGTGGCGTTGCCGCACCTGCAGGAAGGCGCCTCGATCATCAACACCAGCTCGGTGACCGCCTACAAGGGCAACCCGATGCTGATCGACTATTCCTCCACCAAGGGCGCCATCGTCGCCTTCACCCGTGCCCTGGCCATGAGCCTGGCCGAGCGAGGCATCCGGGTGAACTCGGTGGCGCCGGGACCGATCTGGACGCCCCTGATTCCCTCCACCTTCGATGCCGACAAGGTCGCCGAATTCGGCTCCAACGTGCCGATGAAACGGCCCGGCCAGCCTGAAGAGGTGGCGCCGGCCTACGTCTATCTGGCCAGCAGCGATGCGTCCTATGTCAGTGGGCAGGTGATTCACGTCAACGGCGGCACCGTGGTCAACGGCTGA
- the fdnG gene encoding formate dehydrogenase-N subunit alpha, whose protein sequence is MTARVSRRQFLKFGAAGLGASSMAMMGFAPQEALASVRHFKLTGAKVTRNICTYCSVGCGMLLYARGDGAINSHDHIFHVEGDPDHPVSRGSLCPRGAGVLDFIKSDSRVRYPQVREPGTDEWKRISWDEALDRIARLMKDDRDRNFETHDDQGQLVNRWMTTSMVAASACTNETAYLTQKISRALGILKLDNQARVUHGPTVAGLAPSFGRGAMTNSWVDIRNANIILSMGGNSAEAHPVGFRWVMQAKERSDAILISIDPRYNRTTAVADYHAWIRTGTDIVFLGGLISYLIENDRYAHEYVLHYTDAAHLVREGFEFNDGLFTGYDEERHQYDKATWNFDLDEQGFVRRDETLQHPRCVFQMMRKHYSRYTVEMVERVCGMPQAKVLQLWELLAQSAAPDKTMTILYALGWTQHSIGAQMIRTGAMVQLLLGNMGMPGGGVNALRGHSNIQGLTDIGLLSNLLTGYMTLPAAGAQRYEDYIRQKVRQPLLPNQVSYWKHYERFFVSMMKAFYGDAASAENNWCYDWLPKLSEPLYDVLYAVNDMTKGKMTGAFCQGFNILAAFPNKAKVLDGLSKLKWLVIMDPLATETGEFWKNHGEFNDVDPSQIQTAVFRLPTTTFAEDDGSITNSSRWLQWHHQAAPPPGEAKTDTAILAGLFHRLQKLYQQEGGAFPEPILNLTWDYSDPAHPAASELAKEYNGRALADIEDQGRIIRRKGELLNDFGELRADGSTSCGCWIYSGAWTEQGNMMDRRDNSDPYDIGVTLGWAWAWPLNRRILYNRASARPDGTPWDPNRALVWWNGERWVGADVPDYPVAAPPEDDVKPFILTESGTGHFFASEWLGEGPFPEHYEPLESPIPNNPLHPDNPLAYHNPVARIFAEDRHTFGTYEEFPYAATTYRLTEHFHYWTTHVLLNAIVQPEKFVEIGEVLAGELGIAAGEKVRVRSKRGHIDAVAVVTKRLRPLQVDGRTVHQVGIPIHWGFTGVARKAHLTNTLTPFVGDGNTQTPEFKSFLVNVEKL, encoded by the coding sequence ATGACGGCACGAGTATCCCGGCGGCAGTTTCTCAAGTTCGGCGCAGCCGGATTGGGCGCTTCCAGCATGGCGATGATGGGGTTCGCCCCGCAGGAGGCGCTGGCCTCGGTGCGGCATTTCAAGCTCACCGGTGCGAAGGTCACCCGCAACATCTGCACCTATTGTTCGGTGGGCTGCGGCATGCTGCTGTACGCGCGCGGCGACGGCGCGATCAACAGCCATGACCATATCTTCCATGTCGAGGGCGACCCGGATCATCCGGTCAGCCGCGGTTCGCTCTGCCCACGGGGCGCCGGCGTGCTCGATTTCATCAAGAGCGATTCGCGGGTGCGCTACCCGCAGGTCCGCGAGCCAGGTACCGACGAGTGGAAGCGCATCAGCTGGGACGAGGCGCTCGACCGCATCGCCCGCCTGATGAAGGACGACCGCGACCGCAACTTCGAGACCCACGATGACCAGGGACAGCTGGTCAACCGCTGGATGACCACCTCCATGGTGGCGGCCTCGGCGTGCACCAACGAGACGGCCTACCTCACGCAGAAGATCTCCCGGGCGCTGGGTATTCTCAAACTCGACAACCAGGCGCGCGTCTGACACGGACCGACGGTGGCAGGTCTTGCCCCTTCATTCGGTCGCGGTGCCATGACCAACAGCTGGGTCGACATCCGCAATGCCAACATCATCCTGTCCATGGGCGGGAATTCGGCCGAGGCGCATCCGGTGGGCTTCCGCTGGGTCATGCAGGCCAAGGAGCGCAGCGACGCGATCCTGATCTCCATCGACCCGCGCTACAACCGCACCACCGCGGTGGCGGACTATCACGCCTGGATCCGTACCGGCACCGATATCGTCTTCCTCGGCGGGCTGATCAGCTACCTGATCGAGAACGATCGCTACGCCCACGAATACGTGCTGCACTACACCGATGCGGCGCACCTGGTGCGTGAAGGCTTCGAATTCAACGACGGGCTGTTCACCGGCTACGACGAGGAGCGCCACCAGTACGACAAGGCCACCTGGAACTTCGACCTGGACGAGCAGGGCTTCGTCCGTCGCGACGAAACGCTGCAGCACCCGCGCTGCGTGTTCCAGATGATGCGCAAGCATTACAGCCGTTACACGGTGGAGATGGTCGAGCGTGTCTGTGGCATGCCGCAGGCCAAGGTCCTGCAGCTTTGGGAACTGCTGGCGCAGAGCGCGGCGCCCGACAAGACCATGACTATCCTCTATGCCCTGGGCTGGACCCAGCATTCCATCGGCGCGCAGATGATCCGCACCGGCGCCATGGTCCAGCTGCTGCTGGGCAACATGGGCATGCCGGGAGGCGGGGTCAACGCGCTGCGCGGGCACTCCAACATCCAGGGGCTGACCGACATCGGCCTGCTCTCCAACCTGCTGACCGGCTACATGACGCTGCCGGCGGCCGGCGCCCAGCGCTACGAGGACTACATCCGGCAGAAGGTGCGCCAGCCGCTGTTGCCCAACCAGGTGTCGTACTGGAAGCACTACGAGCGCTTCTTCGTCAGCATGATGAAGGCGTTCTACGGTGATGCCGCCAGCGCCGAGAACAACTGGTGCTACGACTGGTTGCCGAAGCTCTCCGAGCCGCTGTACGACGTGCTCTATGCGGTCAACGACATGACCAAGGGCAAGATGACCGGCGCCTTCTGCCAGGGCTTCAACATCCTCGCGGCCTTCCCGAACAAGGCGAAGGTGCTGGATGGGCTGTCGAAGCTCAAGTGGCTGGTGATCATGGATCCATTGGCCACCGAAACCGGCGAGTTCTGGAAGAACCATGGCGAGTTCAACGACGTCGATCCGAGCCAGATCCAGACCGCGGTGTTCCGCCTGCCGACCACCACCTTCGCCGAGGACGACGGTTCGATCACCAACAGCTCGCGCTGGCTGCAGTGGCACCACCAGGCGGCACCGCCGCCCGGTGAGGCGAAGACCGACACGGCGATTCTCGCCGGATTGTTCCACCGCCTGCAGAAGCTCTACCAGCAGGAGGGCGGCGCCTTCCCCGAGCCGATCCTCAACCTGACCTGGGACTACAGCGACCCGGCGCATCCCGCCGCGTCGGAGCTGGCCAAGGAATACAACGGCCGCGCGCTGGCGGACATCGAGGACCAGGGGCGGATCATCCGTCGCAAGGGCGAGCTGCTCAACGACTTCGGCGAGCTGCGCGCGGACGGTTCGACGTCCTGCGGCTGCTGGATCTACTCGGGCGCCTGGACCGAGCAGGGCAACATGATGGACCGGCGCGACAACTCGGACCCTTACGACATCGGTGTCACCCTCGGCTGGGCCTGGGCCTGGCCGCTGAACCGGCGGATTCTCTACAACCGCGCGTCGGCCCGTCCCGACGGCACGCCGTGGGACCCGAACCGTGCGCTGGTCTGGTGGAACGGCGAACGCTGGGTCGGTGCCGACGTACCGGACTACCCCGTGGCCGCGCCGCCGGAAGATGACGTCAAGCCGTTCATCCTCACCGAGAGCGGCACCGGGCACTTCTTCGCCAGCGAGTGGCTGGGCGAGGGGCCGTTCCCCGAGCACTACGAGCCGCTGGAATCGCCGATCCCCAACAATCCGCTGCACCCGGACAATCCGCTGGCCTACCACAATCCGGTTGCCCGCATCTTCGCCGAAGATCGACATACCTTCGGCACCTACGAAGAGTTTCCGTATGCGGCGACCACCTACCGCCTCACCGAACACTTCCACTACTGGACGACCCACGTGCTGCTCAATGCCATCGTCCAGCCGGAAAAGTTCGTCGAGATCGGCGAGGTGCTGGCTGGCGAGCTGGGCATCGCCGCGGGGGAAAAGGTGCGGGTGCGCTCCAAGCGCGGGCATATCGATGCGGTGGCGGTGGTGACCAAGCGCCTGCGTCCGCTGCAGGTGGACGGGCGCACCGTGCATCAGGTCGGTATCCCGATCCACTGGGGCTTCACCGGCGTGGCGAGAAAGGCTCACCTGACCAACACGCTGACCCCCTTCGTGGGCGATGGCAACACCCAGACCCCGGAATTCAAGTCGTTCCTGGTGAACGTCGAGAAGCTATAG